One Chitinophaga sp. H8 DNA window includes the following coding sequences:
- a CDS encoding TlpA family protein disulfide reductase, whose product MKQTFFAICICIFSIYNQAEAQALRIGDTVPHTRLPASNYKKDYIDLAEFKGKTTLLVFWSYICVNCFKSFPKIDSLQREFGENVQIIMVDRHSAASTDSFFQKRKRIFRPDLPMIHDTAVMPKLFPYNSVPFHVWIDKNGKVLHKTGGFSTTRENLASVINGGKLRIAEYEPVYFKPSLFDTSYKEDLTYFSYLSRCIGNLHLTSLRGGPNELYYSCQSVASLYVKAYNEGGKFKFDRPGRVRYMFRDSSRYVLPSDRSVIPEWLASNGYNYHQLVPKELGNRRFQIMREDLNRVFPVTAQPVTRRVKCLVLGRLPNIDRLRTKGGQPKRNFVYLGLKAVEEYNKKELQNVPYSEFSGIMSGTLETIYQMPVVDSTGFKGNIDIALTPEAIDTENLRLLQSELKKYGILLEEKVCPIKILELTDR is encoded by the coding sequence ATGAAACAAACATTCTTTGCAATTTGCATCTGCATATTTTCAATATACAATCAAGCCGAAGCCCAGGCACTTCGAATTGGTGACACTGTCCCGCACACAAGGTTGCCTGCAAGCAATTATAAAAAAGATTATATTGATCTGGCCGAATTTAAAGGGAAAACCACCCTACTTGTATTTTGGTCGTATATATGTGTCAACTGTTTTAAGTCATTCCCAAAAATAGATTCCCTTCAAAGGGAGTTTGGCGAAAACGTGCAGATTATTATGGTCGACCGTCATTCGGCGGCTTCCACAGACTCCTTCTTTCAGAAACGAAAAAGAATTTTTCGACCCGACCTGCCGATGATTCATGACACAGCAGTAATGCCCAAACTATTCCCGTACAATAGTGTGCCTTTTCATGTATGGATAGATAAAAATGGCAAAGTACTGCATAAAACAGGTGGGTTCAGCACAACAAGGGAAAACTTAGCCTCGGTCATAAATGGTGGTAAGTTGAGGATAGCAGAGTATGAACCCGTCTATTTTAAACCCTCATTATTTGATACCTCATATAAGGAGGACCTCACTTATTTCTCGTATTTGTCCCGCTGTATCGGTAATCTGCACTTGACAAGTTTAAGGGGAGGGCCGAACGAGCTGTATTACTCCTGCCAATCCGTTGCGAGTCTTTATGTTAAGGCATATAATGAAGGTGGAAAGTTTAAATTTGATCGACCTGGCAGAGTGCGCTATATGTTTCGAGACTCATCCCGCTATGTTCTTCCCTCAGACAGGTCAGTGATTCCAGAATGGCTCGCATCAAACGGGTATAATTATCACCAATTAGTCCCAAAAGAACTCGGTAATCGGCGATTTCAGATAATGAGAGAAGACCTAAATCGTGTGTTTCCTGTCACGGCTCAACCTGTCACCCGTCGGGTTAAGTGCCTGGTACTGGGAAGACTTCCAAATATTGACCGACTTAGAACAAAAGGTGGACAACCCAAACGCAACTTTGTTTACCTTGGCTTAAAGGCAGTTGAAGAGTACAACAAAAAGGAACTTCAGAATGTACCATACAGTGAGTTCTCTGGAATAATGAGTGGTACTCTTGAAACTATTTACCAAATGCCGGTAGTCGACTCTACTGGATTTAAAGGAAACATTGATATTGCACTTACACCTGAAGCAATTGACACTGAAAACCTCCGCTTGCTACAATCCGAATTGAAGAAGTATGGGATTCTATTGGAGGAAAAGGTATGTCCAATTAAAATCCTAGAATTGACTGACAGATAA
- a CDS encoding MauE/DoxX family redox-associated membrane protein — protein MTMKLKAILTEVAAVVLCIVYSYTAYQKIFGHTGFVMHFRQVPVFRNFPTLSAITIPALEILIVLLLLLQHSRLKTLGFGLSMMLLILFTGYLSMMKLFASKLPCSCGGFISSLTFGEHIVFNLFLLTLSIVGFILNSGLSSIQISKLFKSSATIKAIF, from the coding sequence ATGACAATGAAGCTAAAAGCAATTCTAACTGAAGTTGCTGCAGTCGTTCTATGCATTGTGTATTCCTACACCGCTTATCAGAAGATATTTGGCCATACGGGTTTTGTAATGCATTTTAGACAGGTGCCAGTATTCAGGAACTTTCCGACGCTGTCAGCAATTACGATTCCGGCATTGGAAATACTTATCGTACTACTGCTATTATTGCAGCATAGTCGACTGAAGACACTCGGATTTGGTTTATCTATGATGCTACTAATATTGTTTACAGGTTACTTAAGCATGATGAAATTATTCGCTTCAAAACTGCCATGCAGTTGTGGTGGGTTTATCAGCAGTCTGACCTTTGGAGAACACATAGTTTTCAATTTGTTTTTACTGACATTATCAATAGTTGGATTCATTTTGAATTCAGGGTTAAGCTCAATTCAAATTTCTAAATTATTCAAATCATCAGCAACAATCAAAGCCATATTTTAA
- a CDS encoding FecR family protein → MPVGLFSSILKKWQIGAGVGKNFCVFIISKAKSMDQQRLQELLDKFAEGRCTKEEMAELEQWYDNLSTYKKSNSSLAEINEEDFVDEKYRNFQRLVEGSSFEANSPQRIWNIRWVQVAAGLALFTSLYFLIWYNKQSRQIADVPPASSSYDIVPGESKAFLTLAGGERIRLDNTTGGIIAKQGGSEIRKVDSGRIEYKAAPGQHQAVLYNMVSTPLGGQYQIILPDGSQAWLNAGSSIRYPTAFIGNERNVEVTGEVYLEVAKKSGMPFKVMLRDQTEVEVLGTHFDINAYDDEGGITTTLLEGSVKVSVNGQSKLIRPGQQATSANSSITVINVPDVSSTVAWKDGLFHFDNTPVESVMRQIGRWYNIEVTYKGTAPIENLTGRISRNTNLSTVLELLHSAGIKFEMKRDTIIINR, encoded by the coding sequence TTGCCTGTCGGGCTTTTTAGCTCTATTTTAAAAAAATGGCAAATTGGAGCTGGGGTTGGGAAAAACTTTTGCGTATTTATTATAAGCAAAGCAAAATCTATGGATCAACAAAGGTTACAGGAATTGTTGGACAAATTTGCCGAAGGACGATGTACCAAAGAAGAAATGGCGGAATTAGAGCAATGGTATGATAATCTTTCGACATATAAAAAGAGCAATTCCTCTTTGGCTGAAATAAATGAGGAAGATTTTGTCGACGAAAAGTATCGAAATTTTCAGCGATTGGTTGAAGGATCATCCTTTGAGGCAAACTCTCCACAACGTATTTGGAATATTCGATGGGTGCAGGTTGCAGCCGGATTAGCACTTTTTACCAGTCTGTATTTCTTAATATGGTACAATAAACAGTCTCGGCAGATTGCAGATGTGCCCCCCGCTTCCAGTAGTTATGATATTGTTCCTGGCGAAAGCAAGGCTTTTCTGACACTGGCAGGTGGAGAACGTATTCGTCTGGACAATACAACCGGAGGGATAATTGCAAAACAAGGTGGATCAGAAATAAGGAAAGTTGACAGTGGACGCATTGAATACAAAGCGGCACCGGGGCAACATCAGGCTGTACTATATAATATGGTGTCAACACCCCTGGGAGGACAATATCAAATTATCCTACCCGATGGAAGCCAGGCATGGTTAAATGCAGGGTCCTCCATTCGATATCCAACTGCATTTATAGGCAATGAACGAAATGTTGAAGTAACGGGTGAGGTTTATCTGGAAGTAGCAAAGAAAAGCGGCATGCCATTTAAAGTTATGTTACGCGATCAGACGGAAGTGGAAGTATTGGGTACGCATTTCGATATCAATGCCTACGATGACGAAGGAGGAATTACTACTACTCTTCTGGAAGGCTCCGTAAAGGTTAGTGTCAACGGACAGAGTAAGCTCATACGGCCGGGACAACAAGCGACATCGGCAAACAGCAGTATTACGGTTATCAATGTTCCTGACGTTTCGTCCACGGTTGCATGGAAAGATGGCTTATTTCACTTTGACAACACTCCTGTGGAGTCAGTTATGCGACAAATCGGACGTTGGTATAATATAGAAGTTACCTATAAAGGAACTGCACCAATTGAAAACCTTACAGGAAGGATCAGCCGTAACACGAATCTATCGACTGTACTGGAACTGCTTCATAGCGCAGGGATCAAGTTCGAAATGAAAAGGGATACAATAATTATTAATCGATGA
- a CDS encoding type IV secretory system conjugative DNA transfer family protein, with translation MEQLEGQVASAKIALARLSSPLLYYVLSGNDFSLDVNNPEAPKLVAFANNPEKTQVYGAVISLYLNRLFRILPKKARQKTAIVADEFSSIFANGIENFLAISRGYRIATFLAIQNIAQLRKSYGREQADVIFNLAGNIICGQATGDTAKAVSEAIGKIVQERESVSINRTDTSVSRNTQLDYAVPASRIAGLSSGEFVGILADNPDQKIKLKAFHCTIVNDPDAINAEEAKYKKLPEGKISSQEIQNEYMRVKNEIAELVASEIERIRKDPTLAHLLFVHPGNEGG, from the coding sequence ATGGAGCAACTGGAAGGACAAGTTGCCTCCGCAAAGATCGCGCTTGCGCGATTGTCGTCACCATTATTATACTACGTGTTATCGGGAAACGACTTCTCACTGGATGTAAACAATCCGGAAGCCCCCAAGCTAGTTGCATTTGCCAACAATCCAGAGAAGACACAGGTATATGGAGCTGTGATATCCTTATACCTGAATAGGCTCTTTCGTATTCTTCCTAAAAAAGCTAGGCAGAAAACAGCAATAGTAGCCGACGAGTTCAGTAGCATTTTCGCAAACGGCATCGAGAATTTTCTGGCAATTTCACGCGGATATCGAATTGCAACTTTCCTTGCAATCCAAAATATAGCGCAACTCCGCAAGTCCTATGGGCGAGAACAGGCAGATGTTATCTTCAATCTGGCCGGTAATATCATTTGTGGACAAGCGACAGGAGATACGGCGAAGGCCGTGTCCGAAGCAATTGGGAAAATTGTGCAGGAGCGGGAAAGTGTATCTATAAATAGGACAGATACCAGTGTTAGTCGAAATACGCAACTGGATTATGCCGTTCCTGCATCGAGAATTGCGGGACTTTCATCGGGAGAATTTGTCGGGATACTGGCAGATAATCCCGATCAAAAGATCAAACTAAAGGCGTTTCATTGCACAATTGTCAATGACCCCGATGCCATCAACGCAGAAGAAGCGAAATATAAGAAACTACCGGAAGGTAAGATATCGTCCCAGGAGATTCAGAATGAGTATATGCGGGTGAAAAATGAAATAGCAGAACTGGTTGCAAGTGAGATCGAACGAATTCGAAAAGACCCTACCCTGGCACACTTGCTCTTTGTCCACCCCGGCAATGAGGGTGGATGA
- a CDS encoding RNA polymerase sigma-70 factor, whose protein sequence is MAQSPDYMALDDGQLVGFWQTGDEEAFKALYKKYFPRLYDLAIQKVDDILEVEELVQDVFVSFWKQRDALIKTDISGYLFISLRNRIFSHYRKRLSAKHRIKLVDVGFHEPIVHDDGLKLESKELSAVLNNYIEKLPPQCKTVFTLSRKQQLTNKEIADQLNISVRSVEQHITKALRVLREAVNEHKLTLTISAMAVTQLLGTYI, encoded by the coding sequence ATGGCACAGTCTCCTGATTATATGGCCCTTGATGATGGTCAGCTCGTCGGTTTTTGGCAAACGGGGGACGAGGAGGCGTTCAAGGCGCTCTACAAAAAGTATTTCCCCAGGCTGTATGATCTGGCAATTCAAAAGGTGGATGATATACTCGAAGTTGAAGAGCTTGTCCAGGACGTTTTTGTTTCGTTCTGGAAGCAAAGGGATGCGTTAATTAAAACAGATATATCTGGCTATCTGTTTATTTCGTTGCGTAATAGAATATTCAGCCACTACCGGAAGCGACTTAGTGCAAAGCACAGAATTAAGCTCGTAGATGTGGGCTTTCATGAGCCAATTGTTCACGACGATGGTCTAAAATTAGAGTCAAAGGAACTATCGGCTGTCTTGAACAACTATATTGAAAAACTTCCGCCGCAATGTAAGACGGTGTTCACACTCAGCCGCAAACAACAATTGACAAATAAGGAAATAGCTGACCAATTAAATATTTCGGTTAGATCAGTTGAGCAACATATCACAAAGGCATTGAGAGTTCTTCGGGAAGCAGTGAACGAACACAAGTTAACACTTACCATTTCTGCGATGGCTGTCACGCAATTATTAGGTACTTATATTTAG
- a CDS encoding SusC/RagA family TonB-linked outer membrane protein has product MQLTSHCKASDHPARALRRNEGKTRYLTKWPIALLIMLCLHIGQYATGQQVTLSKKEASLKTVLFDIQQQTGYNFLFKESMLQKAKPVTINVKDAPLATVLESIFKDQPLTYSIKDKSISIAEDEKRQSINESAGKPLFNVTGTIVNSNGEPVVGATVLVKGTAKAISTTASGEYSFSSISGDEVLVVSGAEIETTEVKVANRTFLPIRVSTKVGELDQVLVQGYGTTTKRLSTGSIARVTSKEIAQQPVTNPLLALQGRVPGLIVTQTNGYGSGSISIQVRGKNSILQNSDPFIIVDGVPLSPQNDRINLLSNASMSGVSPLYTINPQDIESIEVLKDADATAIYGSRGANGVVLITTKKGKQGKLKIDANIYSGWSRVTRTMDMMNTSEYVQMRREAFSNDGLVPTEFDAADILLWDTTRYTDMKKLFLGGTAGMTNANISLSGGSENTHFIISGNYVRTTTVLPTNLADHRISGHSSISQASRNKRFSITLSTSYSYTRNSVPNMEVSQFINRPPNIKLYDSIGNLNWEEGGVSFYEATYGIQYSNPLAALYAQYLGNYSNLNSSIRLNYDVYGGIGFKINAGYNSVTSEERSLNPSKSLDPFDNLNNTPSASFARGSNANWIVEPQVIFKRAFPFGRFDAVLGSTIQKQSNAGLTVFGSDYQDDALLGSISGAGKVFASNAYSQYRYAAVFGRISYNFNDKYLLNLSGRRDGSSRFGYANQFANFGAVGAGWIFSKEEFFSKHLPWLNFGKLKASYGVTGNDGIGNYAFLDTWSSSGSTYQGIPSLNPSTLFNPLLAWELNKKINLGIDIAVLAQRFQFSVEYFRNRSSNQLVNYSLPIQTGFSSVLANRKATVQNTGFELALESANIKTHAFEWTSRLNISFIRNKLIAFPAIEKSSYANTLFVGQSLSTKALYQFAGIDQTTGLYAFVDVNGDGILNGADKVVFMNTDPKCYGGLQNTVRIGSFQADFLLQFTHQKGRNYLGTIGGYPPGIAFTNQPQIALNRWQKEQDNTDIQKYTTTPDSKFFLLQSSDIVFSNASFVRLKNIAISYNVPPHVLRKLKVEQARLYVQGQNIFTITDYIGADPETQNMYAMPPLRTITVGIQLTL; this is encoded by the coding sequence ATGCAATTAACTTCTCACTGCAAAGCGTCGGATCACCCTGCGCGGGCGCTACGACGGAACGAAGGAAAAACACGCTACCTGACTAAATGGCCCATCGCGCTGTTGATCATGCTATGCCTGCACATCGGACAATACGCGACGGGCCAGCAGGTAACTCTATCAAAAAAGGAAGCATCACTGAAAACGGTCCTTTTTGACATCCAGCAACAGACAGGGTACAATTTTCTTTTCAAGGAATCGATGCTACAAAAAGCAAAACCCGTTACAATTAACGTAAAGGATGCACCGCTGGCTACTGTTTTGGAGTCGATCTTTAAAGATCAGCCGTTGACTTACTCCATTAAGGACAAATCGATCTCAATCGCTGAGGATGAAAAACGCCAAAGTATCAATGAAAGTGCTGGAAAGCCGCTTTTTAACGTAACTGGCACCATTGTAAATAGCAATGGAGAGCCGGTAGTAGGCGCGACTGTTTTAGTAAAAGGAACCGCCAAAGCAATAAGCACAACAGCTTCGGGAGAATACTCATTTTCTAGCATCTCGGGCGATGAAGTTCTCGTGGTAAGTGGTGCAGAGATTGAAACCACGGAGGTCAAAGTTGCAAATAGAACCTTCCTCCCTATCCGCGTTAGCACGAAAGTAGGTGAATTGGATCAAGTGTTGGTACAAGGATATGGCACCACTACAAAACGACTTTCCACCGGCAGCATTGCCCGGGTCACTTCAAAGGAAATAGCGCAACAGCCTGTTACCAACCCACTACTGGCCCTACAGGGAAGAGTTCCTGGCTTGATCGTCACCCAAACAAATGGCTATGGTAGCGGAAGCATTTCTATTCAAGTGCGGGGCAAGAATTCAATACTCCAGAATTCTGATCCATTTATTATCGTGGACGGCGTTCCCCTGTCTCCGCAGAATGATAGAATTAATCTGCTCTCAAATGCATCGATGTCGGGAGTGAGTCCGCTATACACGATCAATCCACAGGACATTGAAAGCATAGAGGTACTTAAAGACGCAGATGCAACTGCAATTTACGGTAGCAGGGGTGCTAACGGCGTGGTATTGATAACGACGAAAAAAGGGAAACAAGGCAAGCTAAAAATCGATGCCAACATCTATTCTGGATGGAGTCGCGTCACAAGGACGATGGACATGATGAACACTTCTGAGTATGTACAAATGCGGAGAGAGGCATTTTCAAATGATGGACTTGTGCCCACGGAGTTTGACGCTGCAGATATTTTGCTATGGGACACTACCAGATATACTGATATGAAAAAACTATTCCTCGGTGGTACCGCCGGTATGACAAATGCCAATATTAGCCTCAGCGGAGGTTCGGAGAACACTCATTTTATAATCAGTGGTAACTATGTTAGAACAACTACGGTGCTACCAACGAACCTTGCAGATCATCGGATATCAGGGCACAGTTCCATCTCGCAAGCGTCGAGAAATAAGAGGTTTTCCATAACACTCTCCACCTCCTATTCCTACACACGTAATTCCGTACCCAATATGGAAGTGAGTCAGTTTATTAACAGGCCGCCAAATATTAAGCTGTATGACTCGATTGGAAATTTGAATTGGGAAGAGGGTGGCGTCAGCTTTTACGAAGCCACATATGGCATACAGTACAGCAATCCCTTAGCGGCACTTTATGCTCAATACTTAGGAAATTATAGCAACCTGAACAGTTCTATTCGACTTAATTACGACGTATATGGAGGGATAGGATTTAAGATTAATGCTGGGTATAATTCTGTGACAAGCGAGGAACGGTCACTGAACCCATCAAAAAGCCTTGATCCATTTGATAATCTTAATAATACTCCGAGTGCAAGTTTTGCACGCGGTAGTAACGCAAACTGGATAGTTGAACCGCAGGTTATTTTTAAACGAGCATTCCCATTTGGGCGATTTGATGCGGTTCTTGGCAGCACAATACAGAAGCAATCCAATGCCGGATTAACTGTGTTTGGTTCAGATTACCAAGATGACGCTCTACTGGGATCTATTAGCGGTGCGGGAAAAGTATTTGCCAGTAATGCCTATTCTCAGTATCGCTATGCAGCGGTTTTCGGGAGGATTAGCTATAATTTCAACGATAAATATCTGCTTAATCTGTCGGGCCGCAGGGACGGCTCGAGTAGATTTGGGTATGCAAATCAGTTTGCAAATTTCGGCGCTGTTGGCGCAGGGTGGATTTTTTCTAAAGAGGAATTTTTCTCAAAGCATCTCCCCTGGCTAAACTTCGGCAAACTTAAGGCTAGCTACGGGGTAACAGGAAATGACGGGATCGGCAACTATGCGTTTTTAGATACATGGAGCAGCAGCGGAAGTACCTATCAAGGTATTCCGAGTCTAAATCCATCAACTCTTTTTAACCCGCTCCTTGCTTGGGAACTGAATAAGAAGATTAACCTGGGTATCGATATTGCTGTTCTCGCCCAACGATTCCAATTCTCTGTTGAATACTTCAGGAACCGATCAAGCAATCAACTGGTAAATTACAGTTTGCCAATCCAAACTGGCTTTTCCTCTGTTCTGGCCAATAGAAAGGCAACAGTTCAAAACACCGGGTTCGAGCTTGCATTGGAAAGTGCCAATATCAAAACACACGCGTTCGAATGGACATCAAGGCTAAATATCTCTTTTATTCGAAACAAACTCATCGCATTTCCAGCTATCGAAAAGTCAAGTTATGCTAATACTTTGTTTGTTGGACAATCGCTATCGACGAAAGCATTGTATCAGTTTGCTGGAATAGATCAAACAACAGGTTTGTACGCATTTGTGGATGTAAATGGTGATGGGATTCTAAATGGTGCAGACAAGGTCGTATTTATGAATACCGATCCCAAATGCTATGGGGGACTACAGAATACTGTACGCATCGGAAGCTTTCAAGCAGATTTTCTCTTGCAGTTTACCCATCAAAAGGGTCGAAACTACTTGGGGACAATTGGAGGCTATCCTCCAGGGATAGCCTTTACAAATCAGCCACAGATTGCCCTTAATCGTTGGCAGAAAGAACAGGACAATACAGATATACAAAAATATACCACTACTCCTGACAGTAAGTTCTTCTTGTTGCAATCGTCAGATATAGTGTTTTCTAATGCATCATTTGTTCGTCTCAAAAACATAGCGATATCCTATAATGTGCCTCCTCACGTTCTGAGGAAATTGAAAGTCGAACAAGCACGGCTTTATGTTCAAGGGCAAAACATTTTTACGATAACCGACTACATCGGGGCCGATCCTGAAACGCAAAACATGTATGCTATGCCTCCGCTCAGAACCATAACGGTCGGTATTCAATTAACCCTTTAA
- a CDS encoding helix-turn-helix domain-containing protein, whose product MNRDIPLLSFYDQDDQPLRFEKGLPARLQHYSVLGATQHYVNRNEGGHLLLHLLHSDVEEAWMIQYVISKYTRLKVSSQRTAPILYYVIKGELNCELDEVSDTIVAGQINAITPPFANSGLTFQKPGLYQVLCISVPPDRLRIYATAFPIVSGIISGGVSGTILRHNVGVYDRINELVEQLVLLGPNALPRSIDRSQLVNEIVIFILQSLSKAMQATQPAYSTDIEKVDWIKDFLAGHIHQPSPPRISQLAEIVGLTEKKLEQLFKTHCDNTVRGYFKQVQFDSMYRDIVQANRPLSSIAEAYGYRDYSTFSAAIKLRFGESPTKLRMGGRDGLGNFSKED is encoded by the coding sequence ATGAACCGCGACATCCCACTGCTATCATTTTACGACCAGGATGATCAGCCTCTACGTTTTGAAAAAGGTTTGCCCGCGCGGCTGCAGCATTACAGTGTGTTGGGAGCCACGCAGCATTATGTAAATAGAAATGAGGGCGGGCATCTGCTTCTGCATTTACTCCACAGCGATGTTGAGGAGGCGTGGATGATTCAATACGTAATAAGCAAATACACGCGATTGAAGGTTTCTAGTCAGCGGACAGCACCAATACTTTACTATGTTATAAAGGGTGAGCTCAATTGTGAGCTGGATGAAGTGTCCGATACTATTGTCGCCGGCCAGATTAATGCTATTACGCCACCCTTTGCAAATAGCGGGTTAACGTTTCAAAAGCCTGGCCTTTATCAGGTGTTATGTATTTCTGTACCCCCTGATCGTTTGCGTATTTACGCAACTGCGTTTCCAATAGTGAGTGGAATAATAAGTGGGGGCGTTTCTGGTACCATACTCAGGCATAACGTAGGCGTCTATGACCGAATAAATGAATTAGTTGAACAACTCGTTTTACTTGGGCCAAATGCTTTGCCTAGGTCGATTGATCGCTCTCAGCTTGTAAATGAGATTGTTATCTTCATACTCCAGTCTTTATCAAAGGCCATGCAGGCGACGCAACCGGCGTATAGCACTGATATTGAAAAGGTGGACTGGATCAAGGATTTCCTGGCTGGACATATCCATCAGCCGAGTCCACCCCGCATTTCGCAATTGGCCGAAATTGTTGGACTTACAGAGAAGAAACTGGAGCAGTTATTCAAAACTCATTGTGATAATACTGTAAGAGGTTATTTCAAGCAAGTTCAGTTTGATTCAATGTATCGGGATATAGTTCAAGCAAACCGGCCACTATCATCAATTGCAGAGGCGTATGGCTACAGGGACTATTCAACTTTCTCTGCTGCGATAAAACTGAGATTTGGCGAAAGCCCGACCAAACTTAGAATGGGAGGTAGGGATGGCTTGGGCAATTTCTCCAAAGAAGATTGA
- a CDS encoding RagB/SusD family nutrient uptake outer membrane protein, whose translation MQNNISVRIVVLLTLLSAGACKKFVTIEPAPSLIKTERIFTSDKTALSAASGVYIAMRVGPTLFYNAGMTLYGGLISDEIIPSNPNSDTRAFFEADLVANNTTVTGFYALLYQVIYRCNAALEGLEGSHSLTPGLKDQLIGEMKFVRALQYYYLVNLWDDVPLVTTSDYQVNATLARTPMTKIFEWMEVELKQSVSLLQPEYPSPGKVRPNRWAALMLLARLYQQEKKWDLLEDVTTNILRSGAYSLVPGSSLQNVFAKNSSETVWELASPNETQLVGDATIFVPVSPTVRPAYTLSPGLLNSFEPNDRRGQVGTWVGKNIVNAIEYVYPRKYGQRTLIVNTSPTEYKVVFRLAEAYLLRAEARANMVEILQAQADINKIRERAGLTESAADNKELLLAAIAEERRHEFFCEWGHRWIDLKRTGMSDIVLAPLKSKWQSYDVNFPVPEKELLYNPYLVQNPGF comes from the coding sequence ATGCAAAATAACATATCAGTTAGAATAGTAGTCCTTCTTACACTTTTATCTGCGGGCGCTTGCAAGAAATTCGTGACAATTGAACCAGCGCCATCGCTGATTAAAACGGAGAGAATATTTACCTCCGATAAGACAGCACTTTCCGCAGCGTCCGGCGTTTATATTGCTATGCGTGTAGGACCGACGCTCTTTTATAATGCTGGAATGACTCTTTATGGCGGCTTGATTTCTGATGAAATAATACCCAGCAATCCCAATTCGGATACTCGGGCTTTTTTTGAAGCTGACTTGGTGGCAAATAATACGACAGTAACTGGATTTTATGCTCTTTTATACCAGGTGATTTATCGGTGTAACGCGGCATTGGAAGGACTGGAAGGGAGCCATTCGTTGACTCCAGGCCTAAAAGACCAATTAATTGGTGAGATGAAGTTTGTTCGCGCTCTACAATACTACTATTTAGTAAATCTGTGGGATGATGTTCCACTGGTCACAACTTCCGACTACCAGGTGAATGCAACATTGGCACGAACTCCAATGACGAAAATCTTTGAGTGGATGGAAGTTGAACTTAAACAGTCAGTTTCGCTTTTACAGCCCGAGTACCCCAGTCCTGGAAAGGTTCGCCCAAATCGATGGGCGGCCTTAATGTTACTTGCTAGGTTGTATCAGCAGGAGAAAAAATGGGATTTACTGGAAGATGTGACTACAAATATTCTTAGATCAGGCGCTTATAGTTTGGTTCCAGGCAGCTCATTACAAAACGTATTTGCAAAAAACTCCTCTGAGACCGTATGGGAGCTGGCCAGCCCGAATGAGACGCAGTTAGTGGGTGACGCGACCATCTTTGTCCCTGTGTCACCAACGGTACGGCCAGCATACACCTTGTCGCCTGGCTTGCTTAACAGCTTTGAGCCAAATGACCGCCGAGGTCAGGTGGGCACTTGGGTCGGCAAAAACATTGTAAATGCAATCGAGTACGTCTATCCCCGGAAATACGGGCAACGAACACTAATAGTAAACACGAGCCCTACAGAGTATAAGGTTGTGTTTAGGTTAGCTGAAGCATATTTGCTTCGGGCTGAAGCAAGAGCCAATATGGTTGAAATCCTACAAGCACAAGCTGATATCAACAAGATCAGGGAGCGGGCCGGACTTACCGAATCGGCAGCAGATAACAAAGAATTGCTGCTTGCAGCCATTGCCGAAGAAAGAAGACATGAGTTCTTTTGCGAATGGGGACACAGATGGATTGATCTAAAAAGGACAGGAATGAGTGATATCGTCCTCGCCCCACTGAAAAGCAAATGGCAATCCTACGATGTGAACTTCCCCGTACCCGAAAAGGAGCTTCTTTACAATCCCTATTTAGTACAGAATCCAGGATTTTAA